From a region of the Nitrospira sp. genome:
- a CDS encoding helix-turn-helix transcriptional regulator has protein sequence MDIHQALVAFDALSQETRLQVFRLLVKHGPEGTPAGTISGALNVPHNTLSFHLNHLHNAKLISSRREGRSIIYAANFDFFNTLIQYMVKDCCSTQFASIRSDKKRGCSIIELSDCCTSQPKGARS, from the coding sequence ATGGACATTCATCAAGCTCTGGTTGCTTTCGATGCCCTCTCACAAGAAACTCGGTTGCAGGTGTTTCGTCTGCTCGTGAAACACGGGCCGGAAGGAACGCCGGCAGGAACGATTAGTGGGGCGTTGAATGTCCCGCACAATACGCTGTCCTTCCATCTCAATCATCTGCACAACGCTAAACTGATCTCCTCCAGACGCGAAGGGCGGTCGATTATCTACGCGGCCAACTTCGACTTCTTCAACACGCTCATTCAGTACATGGTCAAAGATTGCTGCAGTACCCAGTTTGCGAGCATCCGCTCTGACAAGAAGCGTGGCTGCTCGATCATTGAACTCTCAGATTGTTGTACATCTCAACCGAAGGGGGCACGATCATGA
- a CDS encoding superinfection immunity protein, with translation MQTPGGLIVYFIPSIVAAVRMHDNWIAICALNFILGWTGIGWISALIWAIHKPERA, from the coding sequence ATGCAAACACCGGGGGGCCTGATCGTTTACTTCATCCCAAGTATCGTCGCTGCGGTACGAATGCATGATAACTGGATTGCGATTTGCGCACTCAATTTCATACTGGGCTGGACTGGAATCGGATGGATCAGCGCCCTAATATGGGCCATCCACAAACCGGAGCGGGCATGA
- a CDS encoding N-acetyltransferase codes for MDTQQELQAMIPNNQVTYNEAEKRYEMTFGNLVVYANVHKDKNTLYINYVFAPQELRGKGAAGEFMGKLMEVVREEKLNAVPICGYAASWLRRHSEYQDLISD; via the coding sequence ATGGATACTCAACAGGAGTTGCAAGCCATGATCCCAAACAATCAAGTAACCTATAATGAGGCTGAAAAACGCTATGAAATGACGTTCGGCAACCTGGTGGTTTACGCCAATGTCCACAAGGATAAGAATACGCTCTATATAAATTACGTTTTTGCGCCGCAGGAATTGCGCGGGAAGGGTGCGGCCGGGGAATTCATGGGTAAATTAATGGAAGTGGTGCGCGAAGAAAAACTGAACGCAGTGCCCATATGTGGCTATGCCGCCAGTTGGCTCCGGCGACATAGTGAGTATCAGGATTTGATTTCTGATTAG
- a CDS encoding arsenate reductase ArsC — MKQRVLFLCTGNSARSQMAEALLRHLAEDRFEVASAGTNPAGLNPMTVVTMQEIGVDVCQYRSKHVEEFVGQSFTYVITVCDRAKESCPVLPAVYKALHWPFDDPAAASEESRPRHFSRVRDEIAAQIGRFLAEVG, encoded by the coding sequence ATGAAGCAGCGAGTACTCTTTCTCTGTACGGGGAACTCAGCGCGTAGCCAAATGGCAGAGGCGCTTCTCCGTCACTTGGCGGAAGACCGTTTCGAGGTTGCAAGCGCAGGGACGAATCCAGCCGGGCTCAATCCCATGACGGTCGTCACCATGCAGGAAATTGGCGTCGATGTATGTCAGTATCGTTCGAAGCATGTCGAAGAGTTTGTCGGGCAGTCGTTTACCTACGTCATTACCGTCTGTGATCGAGCCAAGGAGTCGTGTCCAGTCCTTCCCGCGGTCTATAAAGCGCTGCATTGGCCATTTGATGATCCCGCTGCGGCCTCGGAAGAAAGCCGACCAAGGCACTTTTCCCGAGTGAGAGACGAAATCGCGGCTCAGATCGGCCGATTTCTAGCAGAAGTTGGGTGA
- a CDS encoding DEAD/DEAH box helicase, producing MTTDELEQLLAQQPVGLLHRLARGRIHRHFRAGKRRIIELLLQHSSHNRAGFESDLQALIGERQSRPEPTSPPIHRPPAIAHKKRSIQGAEPESSESSVSLSGWLEGIGVPPPQPFVPDPWQSEALSALNETDVVISVPTGSGKTYVAVEAARRAMEDNRTVIYTSPLKALSNTKYTEFSRIFGPDKVGILTGDRQENGQAPLLIMTTEILRNLLYDAASGEIDVRLDTLGLVILDESQYIADPERGVVWEETIIFCPSQARLLLLSASIGNPQDIADWLTSIRTTTCRLVRHGKRTVPLRAGYLHPNGKLTPLFRTLGIPYGHPNQLHPEAKRLFLEYEDETLPSGRTRR from the coding sequence ATGACGACCGACGAACTTGAACAACTTCTCGCACAGCAGCCCGTGGGCCTCTTGCATCGCCTTGCGCGCGGCCGCATCCATCGGCACTTCCGTGCCGGCAAGCGGCGCATCATCGAGCTGCTTCTTCAACACTCGAGCCACAATCGTGCAGGCTTCGAATCCGACCTGCAGGCACTGATCGGAGAACGGCAATCTCGCCCAGAACCAACGTCGCCGCCCATCCATCGCCCTCCAGCGATCGCTCACAAGAAGAGGTCCATACAGGGGGCGGAGCCGGAATCCTCCGAGTCGTCCGTCTCACTGTCGGGCTGGCTGGAAGGCATCGGGGTTCCTCCTCCGCAACCATTCGTGCCGGATCCCTGGCAAAGCGAGGCCTTGTCCGCTCTGAATGAAACCGACGTCGTGATCAGTGTCCCGACTGGAAGCGGGAAAACCTATGTCGCGGTCGAGGCAGCCCGTCGGGCCATGGAAGACAATCGCACTGTCATTTACACATCGCCCCTCAAGGCCTTATCCAACACCAAGTACACGGAGTTTTCCCGGATCTTCGGCCCGGACAAAGTGGGCATTCTCACCGGAGACCGCCAAGAAAACGGTCAAGCGCCGCTGCTCATCATGACGACGGAGATTTTGCGCAACCTGCTCTATGATGCCGCGAGCGGAGAAATCGATGTTCGATTGGATACGTTGGGACTTGTGATCCTGGATGAGTCGCAATATATCGCCGATCCGGAGCGAGGAGTCGTGTGGGAAGAAACCATCATCTTTTGCCCATCGCAGGCCAGACTGCTGTTGCTCTCCGCCTCGATCGGCAATCCTCAGGATATTGCCGATTGGCTGACCTCAATCCGGACTACCACCTGCCGGCTGGTGCGCCACGGCAAACGCACGGTCCCCCTCAGAGCCGGTTACTTACACCCAAATGGGAAACTGACTCCGCTCTTCCGGACGCTGGGAATTCCATACGGGCACCCCAATCAGCTTCATCCGGAGGCCAAGCGCCTCTTTCTTGAATACGAAGATGAAACCCTGCCGTCCGGACGCACAAGACGCTAG
- a CDS encoding Crp/Fnr family transcriptional regulator: MARNQTPFNLDTFLSQAGHGTTIISSSPKQILFSQGAKSEAVFYIQAGKVKVTVVSEQGKEAVVAILEPGAFIGESCLVGQTICPATATTMGDSRLLRIDKAVMLRLLQEQPQFSEAFTSYLLVHSIRVQEDLVDQLFNSSEKRLARALLLLAHFGKESKPETVIAKINQETLAEMIGTTRSRVSFFMNKFRKLGFIDYKGGLRRNNGLHVHSSLLNVVLHD; encoded by the coding sequence ATGGCCCGCAATCAAACGCCATTCAATCTGGACACCTTCCTCAGTCAGGCCGGCCACGGCACCACGATTATCTCGTCCTCCCCAAAACAGATTCTCTTTTCACAGGGCGCTAAAAGTGAGGCGGTATTTTATATCCAGGCCGGCAAGGTGAAAGTGACGGTGGTGTCTGAACAGGGTAAGGAAGCCGTCGTGGCAATCCTTGAGCCGGGGGCTTTTATCGGAGAGTCCTGCCTCGTGGGACAGACGATTTGTCCGGCCACGGCAACCACCATGGGAGACTCCCGCCTTCTCCGCATCGACAAAGCCGTCATGCTCCGCCTGCTTCAGGAGCAGCCCCAGTTCTCCGAGGCATTTACGTCGTATTTACTGGTGCACTCGATTCGAGTCCAAGAGGATTTAGTGGATCAACTGTTTAATTCCAGTGAGAAGCGGCTGGCGCGTGCGCTGCTGTTGTTGGCCCACTTTGGCAAGGAGAGTAAGCCGGAGACGGTCATTGCGAAGATCAATCAGGAAACGTTGGCCGAGATGATCGGCACCACCCGCTCTCGCGTCAGTTTCTTTATGAATAAGTTCCGCAAGCTGGGGTTCATTGATTACAAAGGCGGGTTACGCCGGAACAACGGATTGCACGTGCATAGTTCTCTCCTCAATGTTGTGCTCCACGACTAG
- a CDS encoding glyoxalase/bleomycin resistance/dioxygenase family protein produces the protein MKRFHVHVGVDNIDEGIKFYSALLGTAPIKIKADYAKWLLDDPRVNFAISTRALTKGVDHLGIQVEEDGELAEIRERLKSAALSLFDEGETVCCHAKSDKSWVHDPSGIPWETYKTMEDVQVFGESPEVQGACCTPDTTEQPACCEPSEKTAGCCG, from the coding sequence ATGAAACGCTTTCATGTGCATGTCGGCGTGGACAATATCGATGAGGGCATTAAGTTCTACAGTGCTTTATTGGGCACCGCACCCATCAAAATCAAGGCGGATTACGCGAAGTGGTTGCTCGATGATCCTCGGGTGAACTTTGCCATTTCCACCCGCGCGCTTACGAAAGGGGTTGACCATCTCGGCATTCAGGTTGAGGAAGATGGGGAACTCGCGGAAATTCGGGAACGATTGAAGAGTGCTGCTCTCTCGTTGTTCGACGAGGGCGAAACGGTATGCTGCCATGCCAAGTCCGACAAGTCTTGGGTACACGACCCGTCTGGCATCCCATGGGAAACCTACAAGACAATGGAAGACGTACAGGTATTCGGGGAGTCACCTGAAGTGCAGGGAGCCTGTTGTACTCCCGACACAACGGAACAACCTGCGTGCTGTGAACCATCTGAAAAGACTGCCGGGTGTTGCGGTTGA